The following are encoded in a window of Candidatus Afararchaeum irisae genomic DNA:
- a CDS encoding FAD-dependent oxidoreductase, with amino-acid sequence MIETDVLVIGSGISGCAAAYSALEEGADVTVVTKARRPEESNTRYAQGGIATVGDDDSVERFVEDVVEAGCGESDEEAVEVLVEEGAEAIRDVLIDEVGVEFDTRDGDTDYDLTKEAAHSRRRILHRGDETGAEILRDFVSYLDSTDVEILDRHTALELLGDDEVHGAVVADRERRDVLSVKAGATVLATGGVGQVYGHTTNPDVATGDGIAMAALKGARLEDTEYVQFHPTVHADREFLLSESLRGEGAKLVNEDGERFMSEYHDDLELAPRDVVARAVDDERKNREVYLDINPVIEKFDFEERFPSAHSNLTDEEFETGLVPVKPAEHFLCGGVDVDTHGRTSLDRLYAVGETARTGVHGANRLASTSLLEGLVWGLRAGRDASRKEVGGFEVEEFDSVEIDRDLPEGFCDAKFERLQSVMWEKVGLRRTEESLEDALTEVQRVLGEARSFIRGRVDPELYSLRNAAVVGLLITEAALENDESLGCHLRVSKDETETENESETEALP; translated from the coding sequence ATGATAGAGACCGACGTACTCGTAATAGGCTCAGGAATCTCGGGCTGTGCGGCGGCGTACTCCGCGCTCGAAGAAGGCGCGGACGTCACCGTCGTCACGAAGGCGAGACGTCCCGAGGAGTCTAACACGAGGTACGCACAGGGAGGCATAGCCACCGTCGGAGACGACGACTCAGTCGAGAGGTTCGTCGAGGACGTCGTCGAGGCTGGCTGTGGAGAGTCCGATGAGGAGGCGGTCGAGGTACTCGTGGAGGAGGGAGCCGAGGCTATACGTGACGTCCTCATAGACGAGGTCGGAGTAGAGTTCGACACACGCGACGGCGATACTGACTACGACCTCACGAAGGAGGCGGCACACTCACGCAGACGTATACTCCACAGGGGCGACGAGACCGGTGCCGAGATACTCAGAGACTTCGTCTCTTACCTCGACTCAACCGACGTCGAGATACTCGACCGACACACCGCTCTCGAACTCTTAGGAGACGACGAGGTACACGGAGCCGTCGTAGCCGACCGAGAGAGAAGGGATGTCTTGAGTGTCAAGGCTGGCGCGACCGTACTCGCGACGGGAGGCGTCGGACAGGTCTACGGACACACGACTAACCCCGACGTAGCCACGGGCGACGGCATAGCGATGGCGGCTCTCAAGGGCGCGCGTCTCGAAGACACCGAGTACGTCCAGTTCCATCCTACCGTCCACGCCGATAGGGAGTTCTTACTCTCCGAGTCTCTCAGGGGAGAGGGAGCGAAGCTCGTAAACGAAGACGGCGAGAGATTCATGTCGGAGTACCACGACGACCTCGAACTCGCACCGCGTGACGTAGTCGCCAGAGCCGTCGACGACGAGAGGAAGAACCGAGAGGTCTATCTCGACATAAACCCCGTTATCGAGAAGTTCGACTTCGAGGAGAGGTTCCCGTCAGCCCACTCGAACCTCACAGACGAAGAGTTCGAGACGGGCTTAGTCCCCGTAAAGCCCGCAGAACATTTCCTGTGTGGGGGCGTCGACGTAGACACCCACGGACGCACGTCTCTCGACCGTCTCTATGCAGTCGGCGAGACCGCACGCACGGGTGTCCACGGCGCTAACCGACTCGCGTCGACCTCGCTCCTCGAAGGTCTCGTCTGGGGTCTAAGGGCGGGAAGAGACGCCTCACGAAAGGAGGTCGGAGGCTTCGAGGTCGAGGAGTTCGACTCCGTAGAGATAGACCGCGACCTCCCCGAGGGCTTCTGTGACGCGAAGTTCGAGAGGCTCCAGTCGGTGATGTGGGAGAAAGTCGGTCTGAGGAGGACGGAGGAAAGCCTCGAAGACGCACTCACGGAGGTACAGAGGGTACTCGGAGAGGCGAGGTCGTTCATACGTGGACGTGTCGACCCCGAGCTATACTCACTCAGAAACGCCGCAGTCGTGGGTCTCCTGATAACCGAGGCAGCACTCGAAAACGACGAGAGCCTCGGCTGTCACCTGCGTGTCTCTAAGGACGAGACTGAGACTGAGAACGAATCCGAGACCGAGGCTCTCCCCTGA
- a CDS encoding DUF1405 domain-containing protein: MLGLRLPERVVSLGLRHSKKIAVINIAGTLFGYWYYRFQFAETPVHLWMLVSDSPNATLLIALSLLLYSFGRGSEVVDSLAFFGNLKYGLWTAGVLAAFPDAFLGYNSVPMYAFLLFSHLAMGVQAFLVFEYADIGKRGFGVASAWFVLNDAVDYSLGIHTSLPSGADVGFARTLAFGLTAVSLVLLYYLGVRGEPRSRIRSQSQSRP, from the coding sequence ATGTTAGGGTTACGGCTACCCGAGCGCGTCGTGAGTCTCGGTCTGAGGCACTCGAAGAAGATAGCGGTGATCAACATAGCAGGGACTCTCTTCGGCTACTGGTACTACCGGTTCCAGTTCGCCGAGACACCTGTCCATCTCTGGATGCTCGTGAGCGACTCGCCGAACGCCACCCTCCTGATAGCTCTCTCACTCCTCCTCTACTCGTTCGGTAGGGGGTCGGAGGTCGTCGACTCCCTCGCCTTCTTCGGCAACCTCAAGTACGGTCTCTGGACCGCGGGAGTCCTCGCGGCTTTCCCCGACGCCTTCCTGGGCTATAACTCGGTTCCGATGTATGCCTTCCTACTCTTCTCACATCTCGCGATGGGGGTACAGGCGTTCTTAGTATTCGAGTACGCCGACATAGGAAAGAGAGGCTTCGGCGTCGCGTCGGCGTGGTTCGTCCTCAACGACGCCGTCGATTACAGCCTGGGAATACATACGTCACTTCCCTCGGGAGCCGACGTCGGCTTCGCACGTACCCTCGCATTCGGTCTCACCGCGGTGAGCCTCGTCCTACTCTACTACTTAGGCGTCAGGGGAGAGCCTCGGTCTCGGATTCGTTCTCAGTCTCAGTCTCGTCCTTAG
- the pdxS gene encoding pyridoxal 5'-phosphate synthase lyase subunit PdxS: MAETQETDIENLKRGTDLVKRGFASMQKGGVIMDVVNAEQAKIAEEVGAVAVMALEAVPADIRKRGGVARMAPVEQNEEILDAVSIPVMGKVRIGHTAEAQILESIGMDMLDESEVLTPADDKNHINKTEFTTPFVCGARDLGEALRRIDEGAAMIRTKGEAGTGDVLEAVKHQKRIKSAIRKLEGMNWEERRNFAREMEAPIDLVNEAAEKGRLPVVNFTAGGIATPADAALMMQLGCDGIFVGSGIFGAEDPEKMGRAVVEAVNNYDDPDELADIARNVGGGMKGRSSSGLSEEERLQHRGN; encoded by the coding sequence ATGGCAGAAACCCAAGAGACGGATATAGAGAACCTCAAACGCGGGACTGATCTCGTGAAACGCGGCTTCGCTAGCATGCAGAAGGGCGGCGTCATAATGGACGTCGTCAACGCCGAACAGGCGAAGATCGCCGAGGAGGTCGGTGCGGTCGCCGTCATGGCACTCGAAGCAGTCCCCGCCGACATAAGGAAGAGAGGCGGTGTCGCACGGATGGCACCCGTCGAACAGAACGAGGAGATACTCGACGCCGTCTCTATACCTGTTATGGGCAAGGTGCGTATAGGACACACCGCCGAAGCCCAGATACTCGAGTCGATAGGCATGGACATGCTCGACGAGTCGGAGGTTCTCACTCCCGCTGACGACAAAAACCATATCAACAAGACCGAGTTCACGACGCCTTTCGTCTGTGGAGCACGTGACCTCGGCGAGGCACTCAGACGTATAGACGAGGGCGCGGCTATGATACGTACGAAGGGAGAAGCGGGTACCGGAGACGTCCTCGAAGCCGTCAAGCACCAGAAGAGGATAAAGAGCGCGATACGTAAGCTCGAAGGCATGAACTGGGAGGAGAGACGTAACTTCGCACGTGAGATGGAGGCTCCCATCGACCTCGTCAACGAAGCCGCCGAGAAGGGACGTCTCCCTGTCGTCAACTTCACCGCGGGAGGTATCGCGACACCCGCAGACGCCGCACTCATGATGCAGTTAGGCTGTGACGGAATATTCGTCGGCAGCGGAATATTCGGTGCAGAAGACCCCGAGAAGATGGGACGCGCAGTCGTCGAGGCTGTCAACAACTACGACGACCCCGACGAACTCGCCGACATCGCCAGGAACGTCGGCGGAGGAATGAAGGGACGTTCGTCGTCGGGACTCTCGGAGGAAGAACGTCTCCAGCACCGCGGAAACTGA
- the pdxT gene encoding pyridoxal 5'-phosphate synthase glutaminase subunit PdxT, translating into MTTKVGIIGVQGDVSEHETAVREAGEYLGIDVETVVIRSSGVVPDCDVLVLPGGESTTISSLVTEEGIADEILDHVDDRKPMLATCAGLIVSSRDPQDDRVESLGVIDAVVDRNAFGRQKESFEAEIDVKGLDKPFHAVFIRAPAVEEVGEGVEVLAEVNGSVVAVRDGSVVGTSFHPELTGDYRIHRMVLEDQDKTETEND; encoded by the coding sequence ATGACGACCAAAGTGGGTATAATCGGAGTCCAGGGAGACGTCTCCGAACATGAGACTGCGGTCAGGGAGGCGGGCGAGTACCTCGGGATAGATGTCGAGACTGTCGTGATACGTTCGTCGGGTGTGGTTCCCGACTGTGACGTTCTGGTTCTCCCCGGCGGAGAGAGTACGACGATCTCGTCTCTCGTAACTGAGGAGGGAATCGCCGACGAGATACTCGACCACGTCGACGACCGAAAGCCGATGCTGGCGACGTGTGCGGGTCTCATAGTATCGTCGAGAGATCCACAGGACGACAGGGTCGAGAGCCTCGGTGTCATAGACGCAGTCGTCGACAGGAACGCCTTCGGGAGACAGAAGGAGTCGTTCGAGGCGGAGATAGACGTCAAGGGACTTGACAAGCCGTTCCACGCCGTCTTCATACGTGCGCCCGCTGTCGAGGAGGTCGGCGAGGGTGTCGAGGTTCTCGCCGAGGTCAACGGCTCGGTAGTCGCAGTACGTGACGGCTCTGTGGTCGGAACGAGCTTCCATCCCGAGCTTACGGGAGACTACAGGATACACAGGATGGTACTCGAAGACCAAGACAAGACGGAGACTGAGAATGACTGA
- the hisE gene encoding phosphoribosyl-ATP diphosphatase, whose translation MTDTDTDTDIDTDQGGDRDTDTQVQILRELFEVVEDRRENPSPESYTSSLFEHEKGINAVLEKIGEESTEVVLAAKDDDTGEVVEESADLIYHLLVLLAAKEIQLDDLLDELRERRG comes from the coding sequence ATGACTGATACTGATACTGACACCGACATCGACACCGACCAAGGCGGAGACAGGGACACAGATACACAGGTACAGATACTCCGTGAACTCTTCGAGGTCGTCGAGGACAGACGTGAAAACCCCTCGCCCGAGAGCTACACGTCGTCGCTCTTCGAACACGAGAAGGGAATAAACGCCGTACTCGAAAAGATAGGCGAGGAGTCGACCGAGGTCGTCTTAGCCGCGAAGGACGACGACACCGGCGAGGTGGTCGAGGAGTCCGCCGACCTCATATACCATCTACTCGTTCTCCTCGCTGCGAAGGAGATCCAACTCGACGACCTCCTCGACGAGCTACGTGAACGTCGGGGTTAG